A stretch of Vigna angularis cultivar LongXiaoDou No.4 chromosome 4, ASM1680809v1, whole genome shotgun sequence DNA encodes these proteins:
- the LOC108331451 gene encoding transcription factor GTE10: MAPTVPIEFAGQKESRKYSHSQNMGKSRKYSKAYATGFVPDFRHAVETMGESEGLGSLGRVDTELTASADSCAPKRKCPGLSTGGYGSFDVPFQLFSLSRMSGFERKDLKTRLTWELEQVKEFQKKVEAINSNALVLSPSSDIRSCSAGQKRPKLESQPLAMEVSVPHGKKRPLPGNSGPRTKKSISGRPELPKPAAPVASHAAMMKPCESLLNRLMTHQFGWVFNTPVDVVKLNIPDYFTVIKHPMDLGTVKRRITSGEYTNLMDFAADVRLTFSNAMTYNPPGNDVHLMADTLHKIFESRWKAIEKKIPVIDCVPSEPSRPTRMETEISDRVPPSKKKKITSNNVKPEPLKIIMTVEEKHKLSVELEAMLGELPDAIVDFLREQSYNAGQTNDDEIEIDIDALSDETLFKLRKLLDDYLLEKQRSQAKAGQCEMELLNESGFSNSPVQPCKGNEQVEEDVDIVGGNDPPISTYPPLEIDKDGTNRNSKCSSSSSSSSESGTSSSDSDSGSSSGSELDMAKTSEPLSGTKENVGSGSTLDQNKGDPGNSDTGKDSTNVGGQVEQTSQSKLVASEPESHQEGESAASKRQVSPEKLYRAALLRSRFADTILKAQEKALEKDEKRDPEKLRLEREELERRQKEEKARLQAEAKAAEEARRKAEAEAAAEAKRKRELEREAARQALQKMEKTVDINESSQFLEDLEMLSAVHDEPMPSFKEETSADLPQNGLGMINLQGNPLEQLGLYMKDDEEEEEEELPLSGAAGPSNDVEEGEID, translated from the exons ATGGCACCTACTGTACCTATAGAGTTTGCTGGACAAAAGGAATCCAGAAAGTACTCTCATTCACAGAATATGGGGAAATCTAGGAAATATTCCAAAGCTTATGCTACTGGTTTTGTTCCTGATTTTCGGCATGCTGTTGAGACTATGGGTGAATCGGAAGGGTTAGGCAGCTTGGGAAGGGTTGATACCGAGCTTACGGCATCAGCAGATTCTTGTGCACCAAAGAGGAAGTGCCCTGGTTTGAGCACAGGTGGTTATGGTAGTTTTGATGTACCTTTTCAACTTTTCTCTTTGTCAAGGATGTCGGGTTTTGAGAGAAAGGATTTGAAAACAAGGTTGACATGGGAACTTGAACAAGTAAAGGAATTTCAGAAGAAAGTTGAAGCTATTAACTCAAATGCTCTAGTGTTGTCACCCTCCAGTGACATTAGGAGCTGCAGTGCAGGGCAGAAGAGGCCTAAGCTGGAGAGCCAGCCTTTGGCAATGGAAGTATCGGTGCCACATGGTAAGAAAAGGCCCTTACCTGGAAATAGTGGTCCCAGGACAAAGAAAAGTATATCTGGGCGTCCTGAACTTCCAAAACCTGCTGCGCCAGTGGCCTCACATGCTGCGATGATGAAACCGTGTGAGTCATTACTTAACCGATTGATGACTCATCAATTTGGTTGGGTTTTCAACACACCTGTTGATGTTGTTAAATTGAACATTCCGGATTATTTCACTGTCATCAAACATCCAATGGATTTGGGTACTGTGAAGAGGAGAATAACCTCTGGTGAATACACGAATCTCATGGATTTTGCTGCTGATGTGCGACTGACTTTCTCAAATGCAATGACATATAATCCACCTGGCAATGATGTACACCTCATGGCTGATACCCTTCATAAAATTTTTGAATCGAGATGGAAGgcgatagaaaaaaaaattcctgTTATTGACTGTGTCCCATCTGAGCCTTCTAGACCTACGCGTATGGAAACTGAAATTTCTGATCGAGTTCCTCCctcaaaaaagaagaaaataacatCAAATAATGTCAAGCCTGAGCCTCTTAAAATAATCATGACTGTAGAGGAGAAGCATAAATTGAGTGTAGAGTTGGAGGCCATGCTTGGAGAGCTGCCTGATGCTATTGTTGATTTCTTGAGAGAGCAAAGTTATAATGCAGGGCAAACCaatgatgatgaaattgaaatcGACATTGATGCTCTTAGTGATGAGACCCTGTTCAAACTGCGGAAGCTTCTGGATGATTATTTGCTGGAGAAGCAGAGATCTCAGGCAAAAGCTGGACAATGTGAAATGGAG CTTCTGAATGAATCAGGGTTCAGTAATTCCCCGGTGCAGCCTTGCAAAg GCAATGAACAGGTGGAGGAGGATGTGGACATTGTTGGTGGAAATGATCCTCCTATTTCAACTTATCCTCCATTAGAGATTGACAAAGATGGTACCAATAGAAACAGTAAATGCAGTAGTTCAAGCAGTTCTAGTAGTGAATCTGGCACTTCATCCAGTG ATTCAGACTCGGGTAGTTCATCTGGAAGTGAATTGGATATGGCTAAAACATCAGAACCTCTTAGTGGTACCAAG GAAAATGTAGGTTCTGGTTCGACTTTAGATCAAAACAAAGGGGATCCTGGTAATTCGGACACCGGAAAGG ATTCAACGAATGTGGGAGGCCAAGTTGAGCAGACTTCCCAGAGTAAGCTTGTTGCTTCTGAACCAGAAAGCCATCAAGAGG GGGAGAGTGCTGCATCTAAGAGGCAAGTCTCTCCCGAAAAGCTCTACCGTGCAGCTTTATTAAGGAGCCGTTTTGCTGACACCATTCTTAAAGCTCAAGAGAAAGCCCTTGAAAAG GATGAAAAGCGGGATCCTGAAAAACTGAGGTTGGAGCGAGAAGAACTTGAAAGGCGGCAGAAAGAAG AGAAAGCACGGTTACAGGCAGAGGCAAAGGCTGCAGAAGAAGCTCGGAGGAAGGCTGAAGCAGAAGCTGCAGCTGAAGCCAAAAGGAAAAGGGAACTGGAAAGGGAAGCAGCCCGTCAAGCTTTGCAAAAG ATGGAGAAAACTGTCGATATAAACGAGAGCAGTCAATTTTTGGAAGATCTTGAGATGCTGAGTGCTGTACATGACGAACCTATGCCAAGTTTTAAAGAGGAGACAAGCGCAGATCTACCTCAAAATGGATTGGGTATGATCAACCTACAGGGGAATCCCTTAGAACAACTAGGTTTGTATATGAAGgatgatgaggaggaggaagaggaggaactGCCTCTGAGTGGTGCTGCAGGACCATCAAATGatgtggaagaaggagaaattGACTGA
- the LOC108331453 gene encoding protein PLASTID TRANSCRIPTIONALLY ACTIVE 10, with translation MQVLQTSYLFTLPKPLNPSPPPFHHRPPPFLHHPPPFILRLRPLSSPLLVPKSFRTEEFPVDDSFTENFGPNDKESEDEARRRNWIERGWAPWEEILSPEADFARKSLNEGEEVPLKSPEAIEAFKMLKPSYRKKKREEMGLTEEEFVAKQFEIKGEIPDPLMTTWSGPLVVRLVPPRDWPPRGWHVDRKELAFIREAHKMQAKRVSLEEVENGVRTNTDDVCLDRYKVFLKQYKEWVEANKDRLEEESYKQDQDYYPGRRKRGKDYKDGMYELPFYYPGQICVGKVTMLHLYQGAFVDIGGVHDGWVPIRRNDWFWLRHHIKVGMPVIVEIMAKRDPYRFRFPIELRFVDPNVDHLIFHKFEFPPIFYRDEDTNEDELRRDCGRPPVPRKDLEDKPEEEPLLSNHPYVEKLWQINAAEQTILDDMAINPDKYKGKKVSDLSDDEDFDEQNAVQHSEVKYKNTVIQKITLKTSVKELDLEAALAEREHHVKLRKEATDRGEKYKITKLRRNIEMDEYDYMHWRRSFEEREALIRDISCRKALGLPLEEPGRYVDASHFDKDKYDPTSPLYRYDYWGEPKNSEKSIQERMTDIHNKKIVGKADVWYSMSYDDCIKEQMEREAQTKEQEGKGEDNQNEDEDDEDDEDYFDFSILNSVDTNFPDQPHVNGTESSTVSGEGMFED, from the exons ATGCAAGTGCTGCAAACTTCTTATCTCTTCACTTTgcctaaacccctaaacccttccCCTCCTCCTTTCCACCACCGTCCTCCGCCATTTCTCCACCATCCTCCGCCCTTTATCCTCCGACTACGCCCTCTCTCCAGCCCCCTCCTCGTCCCAAAATCCTTCCGCACGGAAGAGTTCCCGGTGGACGATAGCTTCACCGAGAATTTCGGCCCCAACGACAAGGAGTCCGAGGATGAAGCCCGGCGCCGAAACTGGATCGAGCGCGGGTGGGCTCCGTGGGAGGAAATCCTCTCTCCGGAGGCGGATTTTGCACGCAAGAGCCTCAACGAAGGCGAGGAAGTTCCCCTAAAATCCCCCGAAGCCATCGAAGCTTTCAAAATGCTGAAGCCTAGCTACcgaaagaagaaaagggagGAGATGGGGCTGACGGAGGAGGAGTTCGTCGCGAAGCAGTTTGAGATCAAGGGCGAGATTCCGGACCCGCTAATGACCACGTGGTCGGGGCCTCTCGTGGTTCGCCTCGTGCCTCCGCGCGACTGGCCGCCTCGGGGGTGGCACGTTGACCGGAAGGAGCTGGCGTTTATTCGCGAGGCACATAAGATGCAGGCGAAGAGGGTGAGcctggaggaggtggagaatgGAGTGAGGACTAACACCGATGATGTGTGCTTGGATAGGTATAAGGTGTTTCTGAAGCAGTATAAGGAGTGGGTGGAGGCTAACAAGGATAGGTTGGAAGAGGAATCTTATAAG CAAGACCAAGATTATTACCCTGGTAGAAGGAAAAGAGGGAAGGACTACAAGGATGGCATG TATGAGCTTCCGTTCTATTATCCTGGTCAA ATTTGTGTTGGGAAAGTGACAATGTTGCATCTCTATCAAGGGGCATTTGTTGACATTGGCGGGGTACATGATGG GTGGGTTCCTATAAGGAGGAACGATTGGTTTTGGCTTCGCCATCACATAAAAGTGGGTATGCCCGTCATTGTTGAAATTATG GCAAAGCGAGATCCTTATCGCTTCCGCTTCCCTATTGAACTTCGTTTTGTTGATCCGAATGTAGATCATCTAAT CTTTCACAAATTTGAATTCCCACCAATATTTTACCGTGATGAAGATACCAATGAAGATGAATTACGG CGTGACTGTGGAAGACCTCCTGTTCCTAGAAAAGATTTGGAAGACAAACCCGAGGAAGAACCTCTATTGTCTAATCATCCATATGTTGAAAAG TTGTGGCAAATTAATGCGGCTGAACAAACGATTTTGGATGATATGGCAATTAATCCTGATAAATATAAAGGTAAAAAGGTGTCAGATTTGAGTGATGATGAAGATTTTGATGAACAAAATGCTGTTCAGCATTCcgaagttaaatataaaaataccgTAATACAAAAAATTACTCTG AAAACAAGCGTAAAAGAGCTTGATTTGGAGGCTGCACTTGCCGAGCGTGAG CACCATGTTAAACTAAGGAAAGAAGCAACGGACAGAggtgaaaaatacaaaattaccAAACTGAGGCGCAATATTGAGATGGATGAGTATGACTACATGCATTGGCGAAGATCATTTGAGGAAAGAGAAGCATTGATTAGAGACATAAGCTG TCGCAAAGCTCTTGGTCTTCCATTGGAAGAGCCTGGAAGGTATGTGGATGCTAGTCATTTTGATAAAGACAAATATGATCCGACGAGTCCTCTGTATCGTTATGACTACTGGGGGGAACCTAAGAATTCAGAGAAGAGCATTCAAGAGCGGATGACTGatattcataacaaaaaaattgtggGCAAGGCAGATGTCTGGTATTCAATGTCTTACGATGATTGCATCAAGGAACAGATGGAAAGGGAAGCCCAGACAAAGGAACAGGAAGGCAAAGGTGAGGATAATCAAAATGAAGATGAGGATGATGAGGATGACGAGGACTATTTTGACTTCAGTATTCTGAACAGTGTAGATACTAATTTCCCAGATCAGCCTCATGTTAATGGGACCGAGTCTTCTACAGTCTCAGGTGAGGGCATGTTTGAGGACTGA
- the LOC108330405 gene encoding uncharacterized protein LOC108330405 isoform X2 produces the protein MATAAFKSTTKRTSVGASSADDSASSSSLHHRRSRSLSRPARHTFPSRDDDGADRRTPKGRFVNTVRGSVFPEISLDDLAIEFFESANRGRFGGARTSESEASPAGAGASQRRGRSVSRKSSGTGDDRKSGVGGGGGVRPVADANSRRRRSVSVVRYQISDSENSRSRSNLKNADVGNKLMHEPVASDQRPVLRKSLSQRDLRVYDGYSSHSSALTDDEAATAHSDKSGVAKLRPVHAQKKVPLTGMDKGLHKAKQKVLRNMEPEQAVVKPRTSTLSTGDHLLSSNSSIRSSYETELEQSEKRKQELLAEIVYEEQRGRELSKIVSELIPAKEDNHIQNPSRIRKRSNDRSRVSMRLTEEAERYIEDFISNVEDTDISSLDGERSDASSSIGGLIKPETFNSLPVTRSLPVLMDGVALPWLQWETGNDASPMTSLNKARMAVTPKTSSSTQDNIKVEDQGSISISSRGSWSPDYLQEYVGKDVYSKFGDAYCHTDQSLSAKSKGLRYDMDDYLKVKSNEDLLIESWMQRRRINSGSLLLCSLRLF, from the exons ATGGCCACCGCGGCATTCAAATCCACCACCAAGAGAACTTCCGTCGGAGCCTCCTCTGCCGACGACTCCGCCTCCTCCTCCTCCCTCCACCACCGCCGCTCCCGGAGCCTCAGCCGCCCCGCCCGTCACACATTCCCCTCTCGTGACGACGACGGCGCCGATCGCCGCACTCCGAAAGGTCGCTTCGTCAACACCGTCCGCGGCTCCGTCTTCCCGGAGATCAGCCTCGACGATCTCGCCATCGAGTTCTTCGAGTCCGCGAATCGCGGCCGCTTCGGCGGTGCTAGAACCTCCGAGTCGGAGGCCAGTCCCGCCGGCGCCGGCGCGTCGCAGCGCCGAGGGAGGTCGGTCTCAAGGAAGAGTTCCGGAACCGGAGATGATAGAAAGAGCGGTGTTGGCGGTGGCGGTGGGGTAAGACCTGTAGCCGATGCGAATTCGAGAAGACGGAGATCGGTATCGGTGGTTAGGTATCAAATTAGCGATTCCGAG AATTCTAGAAGTCGTTCCAATCTGAAAAATGCTGATGTCGGGAACAAGCTAATGCATGAGCCAGTTGCTTCAGATCAAAGACCAGTGCTCAGAAAGTCCCTTAGTCAGAGGGATTTGAGGGTGTACGATGGCTACTCT AGTCATTCTTCTGCTCTCACGGATGATGAAGCAGCAACAGCTCACTCTGATAAAAGTGGAGTTGCGAAACTACGGCCAGTTCATGCACAGAAAAAG GTGCCACTTACTGGCATGGATAAAGGATTGCACAAAGCAAAGCAGAAAGTATTAAGGAATATGGAACCTGAACAG GCTGTGGTAAAACCGAGGACCTCCACTTTATCCACTGGTGATCATTTGTTATCAAGCAATTCTTCTATCAGAAGTAGCTACGAAACTGAACTGGAACAG TCAGAGAAGCGAAAACAAGAATTATTAGCTGAAATAGTGTATGAGGAGCAGCGAGGCAGAGAACTTTCTAAGATTGTTAGTGAATTGATTCCTGCCAAGGAGGACAATCATATACAAAATCCATCGAGAATCAGGAAG AGAAGTAATGACAGAAGCCGAGTGTCAATGCGGTTGACTGAGGAGGCTGAGAGATATATTGAGGATTTTATTTCAAATGTTGAAGATACAGATATTTCATCACTTGATGGTGAAAGGAGTGATGCAAGCTCATCCATTGGAGGACTAATAAAACCAGAAACATTTAATAGCCTTCCAGTCACTAGATCTCTTCCTGTTTTGATGGATGGAGTTGCATTGCCATGGTTGCAATGGGAGACAGGGAATGATGCTTCTCCTATGACAAGCCTGAATAAGGCACGTATGGCAGTCACTCCAAAAACTTCAAGTTCTACTCAG GATAACATCAAAGTGGAAGATCAAGGTAGCATTTCTATTAGCAGTCGTGGAAGCTGGAGCCCTGATTACCTTCAGGAGTATGTTGGAAAAGATGTATACAGTAAATTTGGAGATGCTTATTGTCACACGGACCAGTCATTATCAGCTAAATCCAAAGGATTAAGGtatgatatggatgattacCTCAAAGTTAAAAGTAATGAAGATTTGTTGATTGAGAGTTGGATGCAACGGCGTAGAATTAATTCAGGCAGTCTCCTATTGTGTAGCCTAAGATTATTTTAG
- the LOC108330405 gene encoding uncharacterized protein LOC108330405 isoform X1 → MATAAFKSTTKRTSVGASSADDSASSSSLHHRRSRSLSRPARHTFPSRDDDGADRRTPKGRFVNTVRGSVFPEISLDDLAIEFFESANRGRFGGARTSESEASPAGAGASQRRGRSVSRKSSGTGDDRKSGVGGGGGVRPVADANSRRRRSVSVVRYQISDSESDLDQSQNSRSRSNLKNADVGNKLMHEPVASDQRPVLRKSLSQRDLRVYDGYSSHSSALTDDEAATAHSDKSGVAKLRPVHAQKKVPLTGMDKGLHKAKQKVLRNMEPEQAVVKPRTSTLSTGDHLLSSNSSIRSSYETELEQSEKRKQELLAEIVYEEQRGRELSKIVSELIPAKEDNHIQNPSRIRKRSNDRSRVSMRLTEEAERYIEDFISNVEDTDISSLDGERSDASSSIGGLIKPETFNSLPVTRSLPVLMDGVALPWLQWETGNDASPMTSLNKARMAVTPKTSSSTQDNIKVEDQGSISISSRGSWSPDYLQEYVGKDVYSKFGDAYCHTDQSLSAKSKGLRYDMDDYLKVKSNEDLLIESWMQRRRINSGSLLLCSLRLF, encoded by the exons ATGGCCACCGCGGCATTCAAATCCACCACCAAGAGAACTTCCGTCGGAGCCTCCTCTGCCGACGACTCCGCCTCCTCCTCCTCCCTCCACCACCGCCGCTCCCGGAGCCTCAGCCGCCCCGCCCGTCACACATTCCCCTCTCGTGACGACGACGGCGCCGATCGCCGCACTCCGAAAGGTCGCTTCGTCAACACCGTCCGCGGCTCCGTCTTCCCGGAGATCAGCCTCGACGATCTCGCCATCGAGTTCTTCGAGTCCGCGAATCGCGGCCGCTTCGGCGGTGCTAGAACCTCCGAGTCGGAGGCCAGTCCCGCCGGCGCCGGCGCGTCGCAGCGCCGAGGGAGGTCGGTCTCAAGGAAGAGTTCCGGAACCGGAGATGATAGAAAGAGCGGTGTTGGCGGTGGCGGTGGGGTAAGACCTGTAGCCGATGCGAATTCGAGAAGACGGAGATCGGTATCGGTGGTTAGGTATCAAATTAGCGATTCCGAG AGTGACCTTGATCAATCTCAGAATTCTAGAAGTCGTTCCAATCTGAAAAATGCTGATGTCGGGAACAAGCTAATGCATGAGCCAGTTGCTTCAGATCAAAGACCAGTGCTCAGAAAGTCCCTTAGTCAGAGGGATTTGAGGGTGTACGATGGCTACTCT AGTCATTCTTCTGCTCTCACGGATGATGAAGCAGCAACAGCTCACTCTGATAAAAGTGGAGTTGCGAAACTACGGCCAGTTCATGCACAGAAAAAG GTGCCACTTACTGGCATGGATAAAGGATTGCACAAAGCAAAGCAGAAAGTATTAAGGAATATGGAACCTGAACAG GCTGTGGTAAAACCGAGGACCTCCACTTTATCCACTGGTGATCATTTGTTATCAAGCAATTCTTCTATCAGAAGTAGCTACGAAACTGAACTGGAACAG TCAGAGAAGCGAAAACAAGAATTATTAGCTGAAATAGTGTATGAGGAGCAGCGAGGCAGAGAACTTTCTAAGATTGTTAGTGAATTGATTCCTGCCAAGGAGGACAATCATATACAAAATCCATCGAGAATCAGGAAG AGAAGTAATGACAGAAGCCGAGTGTCAATGCGGTTGACTGAGGAGGCTGAGAGATATATTGAGGATTTTATTTCAAATGTTGAAGATACAGATATTTCATCACTTGATGGTGAAAGGAGTGATGCAAGCTCATCCATTGGAGGACTAATAAAACCAGAAACATTTAATAGCCTTCCAGTCACTAGATCTCTTCCTGTTTTGATGGATGGAGTTGCATTGCCATGGTTGCAATGGGAGACAGGGAATGATGCTTCTCCTATGACAAGCCTGAATAAGGCACGTATGGCAGTCACTCCAAAAACTTCAAGTTCTACTCAG GATAACATCAAAGTGGAAGATCAAGGTAGCATTTCTATTAGCAGTCGTGGAAGCTGGAGCCCTGATTACCTTCAGGAGTATGTTGGAAAAGATGTATACAGTAAATTTGGAGATGCTTATTGTCACACGGACCAGTCATTATCAGCTAAATCCAAAGGATTAAGGtatgatatggatgattacCTCAAAGTTAAAAGTAATGAAGATTTGTTGATTGAGAGTTGGATGCAACGGCGTAGAATTAATTCAGGCAGTCTCCTATTGTGTAGCCTAAGATTATTTTAG
- the LOC108330404 gene encoding uncharacterized protein LOC108330404 — translation MDRYQKIVRRVKALSPELALRYILPALKPGPFKDSVCRRAPKTMEELRERATDEIRVEEMKLSYKKEIQELKGERANTGKSGVTAGKPGGFKLKEPRRGPRFQQYTPLNAPREKILREALSADLLPEPVKRPTPSGADGSKHYAYHKNMGHTTEECVTLKDKTEELIRAGKLKKYIRDDRPQAPAERPAQRPAYRSNRSRNDRAERPRSERRRSRSRNRSHSRSRERPLQGHINTISGGFAGGGSSSSARKRHVRAL, via the coding sequence ATGGACCGTTATCAGAAAATCGTCCGGCGAGTGAAGGCGTTAAGCCCGGAGCTCGCCCTCCGTTACATCCTCCCCGCCCTCAAGCCTGGACCGTTCAAAGATAGCGTCTGCCGACGGGCTCCCAAGACTATGGAAGAGTTAAGGGAGCGCGCGACAGACGAGATCAGGGTGGAGGAGATGAAGTTGTCTTACAAGAAGGAGATTCAGGAGCTCAAGGGGGAACGAGCGAATACAGGAAAGTCAGGTGTCACGGCGGGAAAACCGGGCGGCTTCAAGCTGAAGGAACCACGGCGAGGACCCCGTTTTCAGCAGTATACTCCCTTGAACGCCCCTAGGGAGAAGATCCTCCGGGAGGCACTAAGCGCGGATTTGCTTCCCGAACCTGTGAAGCGGCCTACTCCATCGGGAGCGGACGGGAGCAAACACTACGCCTACCACAAGAATATGGGCCACACCACCGAAGAGTGTGTGACCCTCAAAGACAAAACTGAAGAGTTGATCCGGGCAGGGAAGCTCAAGAAGTACATTCGGGATGACCGCCCTCAGGCACCCGCGGAGCGGCCCGCCCAGAGGCCGGCGTACAGGTCCAACAGATCTAGAAATGATCGGGCTGAGCGCCCCCGTTCCGAACGACGACGAAGCAGAAGCCGCAACAGAAGCCATAGCAGAAGTCGCGAACGCCCCCTGCAGGGGCACATTAATACCATCTCGGGAGGCTTCGCCGGGGGAGGATCGTCTTCGTCCGCACGAAAGCGCCATGTACGGGCCCTGTAG